From the Variovorax paradoxus genome, the window CTTCATGGCGGTGCAGCTGCACGTGGCGTACTCGGCCACCTTCAAGCGCGGCGCCGGCGTGGTGGCCGGCGGCCCGTTCTACTGCGCGGAGGGCTCGATCCTCAACGCCACCGGCCGCTGCATGACGCACAGCAGCAACATTCCGGTGTCTTCGCTGGTGAGCACCACCAACAGCTGGGCCGCCAGCGGGGCGATCGACCCGGTGTCGAACCTGAGCGGCTCCAAGGTCTACCTGTTCTCGGGCACGTCCGACAACACCGTGAAGCAGGCCGTCATGGACGACCTGAAGACCTACTACCAGAGCTTCGTTCCCGCTGCCAGCACGGTCTACAGGAACAACATCGGCGCGGGCCATGCGATGGTCACCGACGACTACGGCGGCGCCTGCAGCACCACCGCCGCGCCCTACATCAACAACTGCGGCCTCGACCTCGCGGGCGAGATCCTCACGCAGCTCTACGGCCCGCTGAACCCGCGCAACAACGGCACGCTGGGCGGCACGTTCACCGAGTTCAACCAGTCGGAGTTCATCACCGGCCATGGCATGGCCGCCACCGGCTGGATCTACGTGCCGCAGGCCTGCACCACCACCTCGTGCCGCGTGCATCTGGTGCTGCACGGCTGCAAGCAGAACTACACCGACGTGGGCGACCAGTACGTGAAGAAGACAGGCTACAACCGCTGGGCCGACACCAACAACATCGTGCTGGTCTACCCGCAGACCAGCACCGCCGCCATCAACAGCTGCTGGGACTGGTGGGGCTACGACAACGCCAACTACTCGAAGAAGTCGGGTCCGCAGATGGCCGCCATGAAGGCCATGATCGACCGCGTCACCGGCACGTCGGGCGGCAGCGGGCTGCCGGCGCCGGTGGGCGTGGGCACCTCGGGCGCGACCGCCAGCAGCATGGTGATCGGCTGGGCCGGCGTGAGCGGTGCGAGCGGCTACAACGTGTACCGCGGCGGCAGCAAGGTGAATGCATCGCCCGTGGCCGGCACCAGCTACACCGACACCGGCCTGGCCGCATCGACCACCTACAGCTGGACCGTGGCCGCGCTGAGCGCGAGCAACGTGGAGGGCGCCATGTCCGCCGCGGCCACCGGCGCGACCCTCGCAGGCAGCGGCGGCGGTGGCGGCACCTGCTTCACGGCCAGCAACTACACGCACACCATCGCGGGGCGGGCGTACGCGCTGTACGGCCTGACCTATGCCTACGGGTCGAACCAGTCGATGGGCCTGTGGAACATCTACGCGACCACCACGCTGAAGCAGACCGGACCCGGCTACTACGTGATCGGCAGCTGTTGAACGCCTTTTTTCTTTTCCGTCTTTCCGATTCGCAATGACCCAAGATGCTTGAGACCCGAGACCTGACCATCCGCTTCGGTGGCCACGTGGCCGTCAACGGCGTGAGCTGCGCCTTTGCGCCAGGCACGCTGACGGCCATCGTCGGCCCCAACGGGGCGGGCAAGACCACCTACTTCAACCTGATCTCGGGGCAGCTCAAGGCGAGCGCCGGCACGGTGTCGCTCGACGGGCAATCGCTGTCGGGCATGTCGCCGTCCGCGCGCACGCACGCGGGGCTCGGACGGGCCTTCCAGCTCACCAACCTGTTTCCCAACCTCACGGTGCT encodes:
- a CDS encoding extracellular catalytic domain type 2 short-chain-length polyhydroxyalkanoate depolymerase, whose amino-acid sequence is MPAMKWNWKGLAAAAAMAMAAHAATAAVPLPALGANPAEVSVSGLSAGGFMAVQLHVAYSATFKRGAGVVAGGPFYCAEGSILNATGRCMTHSSNIPVSSLVSTTNSWAASGAIDPVSNLSGSKVYLFSGTSDNTVKQAVMDDLKTYYQSFVPAASTVYRNNIGAGHAMVTDDYGGACSTTAAPYINNCGLDLAGEILTQLYGPLNPRNNGTLGGTFTEFNQSEFITGHGMAATGWIYVPQACTTTSCRVHLVLHGCKQNYTDVGDQYVKKTGYNRWADTNNIVLVYPQTSTAAINSCWDWWGYDNANYSKKSGPQMAAMKAMIDRVTGTSGGSGLPAPVGVGTSGATASSMVIGWAGVSGASGYNVYRGGSKVNASPVAGTSYTDTGLAASTTYSWTVAALSASNVEGAMSAAATGATLAGSGGGGGTCFTASNYTHTIAGRAYALYGLTYAYGSNQSMGLWNIYATTTLKQTGPGYYVIGSC